The following are encoded together in the Acidovorax sp. KKS102 genome:
- the narI gene encoding respiratory nitrate reductase subunit gamma, with product MTTPWLDTLLFGIYPYICLAVFFIGSWARFDRDQYTWKSDSSQLLRTGSLRWGSNLFHIGVLFLFFGHTFGMLTPHFVYEHFISAGNKQLMAMVTGGIAGLLAFVGISILLHRRLSDARIRATSKTSDIVLLILLWLQLALGLATIPLSAQHLDGSMMMKLAEWGQRVVTFRSGGVELLAEAGWIFKAHMFLGMSIFLIFPFTRLVHVWSGFGTLAYVLRPYQVVRARRLNLPAGHLQSQDRRA from the coding sequence ATGACTACCCCCTGGCTCGATACCCTGTTGTTTGGCATCTATCCCTACATCTGCCTGGCCGTGTTCTTCATCGGCAGCTGGGCGCGGTTTGACCGCGACCAGTACACCTGGAAAAGCGACTCGTCGCAGCTGCTGCGCACCGGCAGCCTGCGCTGGGGCAGCAACCTGTTCCACATCGGCGTGCTGTTCCTGTTCTTCGGGCACACCTTTGGCATGCTGACGCCGCACTTTGTGTATGAGCATTTCATCAGCGCGGGCAACAAGCAGCTGATGGCCATGGTCACCGGGGGCATTGCGGGCTTGCTGGCCTTCGTGGGCATCTCCATCCTGCTGCACCGCCGCCTGTCGGACGCGCGCATCCGCGCCACGTCCAAGACCAGCGACATCGTGCTGCTGATCCTGCTCTGGCTGCAGCTGGCCCTGGGCCTGGCCACCATCCCGCTGTCGGCGCAGCACCTGGATGGCTCCATGATGATGAAGCTGGCCGAGTGGGGCCAGCGCGTGGTCACCTTCCGCAGCGGTGGTGTGGAGCTTCTGGCTGAGGCGGGCTGGATCTTCAAGGCCCACATGTTCCTGGGCATGAGCATCTTCCTGATCTTCCCGTTCACCCGCCTGGTGCATGTGTGGAGCGGCTTTGGCACGCTGGCCTACGTGCTGCGCCCCTACCAGGTGGTGCGTGCGCGCCGCCTGAACCTGCCCGCTGGCCACCTGCAGTCGCAAGACCGCCGCGCCTGA
- a CDS encoding peptidylprolyl isomerase, whose translation MSGCGTGSCGCGSTDSSVAAAPASTLTPTQTAAYEALVATMADAPVQAMPAPAASGPVAVADIARINGVALNAPHELLDEEALRQRACTELLRQAAQQAGLLSADDVPGALGAISTEASDAIEQLLDRELPIPDPSEEACRRYHEAHPAAHAQGERAQLRHVLFAVTPGVDVKQLRLRAEALLIDLRCADDGGAKFAEAAAQWSNCPSGQQGGDLGWLTRADCAPEFAREVFGSAEIGVLARLVHSRFGLHVVEVVAREAGQQPAFEDVRQAIALTLRQQAWVNALRQYLQLLAGAAVVEGVALDAAESPLVQ comes from the coding sequence ATGAGCGGATGTGGAACCGGGAGCTGCGGATGCGGCTCCACCGACAGCAGCGTGGCAGCAGCCCCTGCCAGCACGCTGACCCCTACGCAGACTGCGGCCTACGAGGCCCTGGTGGCGACGATGGCCGATGCACCCGTGCAGGCGATGCCCGCGCCCGCAGCAAGTGGGCCAGTGGCCGTGGCTGACATCGCACGCATCAACGGCGTGGCCCTCAACGCCCCGCACGAGTTGCTGGACGAAGAGGCCCTGCGCCAACGTGCCTGCACCGAGCTGCTGCGTCAGGCGGCCCAGCAGGCGGGGTTGCTGTCGGCCGACGATGTGCCGGGCGCCTTGGGTGCTATCAGCACCGAGGCCTCCGACGCCATCGAGCAGTTGCTGGACCGCGAGCTGCCGATCCCCGATCCGTCGGAAGAAGCCTGCCGCCGCTACCACGAGGCCCACCCTGCGGCGCACGCCCAGGGCGAGCGCGCACAACTGCGCCACGTGCTCTTTGCCGTGACGCCGGGCGTGGATGTGAAACAGCTGCGCCTGCGCGCCGAGGCGCTGTTGATCGACTTGCGCTGCGCCGATGACGGGGGGGCAAAGTTTGCCGAAGCCGCTGCCCAGTGGTCCAACTGCCCCAGCGGCCAGCAAGGCGGTGACCTGGGTTGGCTCACCCGCGCCGACTGTGCGCCAGAGTTCGCCCGCGAAGTATTTGGCAGCGCCGAAATCGGCGTGCTGGCGCGCCTGGTGCACAGCCGCTTTGGCTTGCATGTGGTGGAAGTGGTAGCGCGCGAGGCCGGGCAACAGCCCGCGTTCGAGGACGTGCGCCAGGCCATCGCGCTCACCCTGCGCCAGCAGGCCTGGGTGAATGCGCTGCGCCAGTATCTGCAACTGCTGGCAGGTGCTGCGGTGGTTGAAGGGGTGGCGCTGGACGCGGCCGAATCGCCGCTGGTGCAGTAA
- a CDS encoding carbonic anhydrase, translating into MPDELLDRLRRFHDDAFPQYRQQFQALVDEGQHPTTLFIGCSDSRLVPYLLTGAGPGELFLVRNVGAFIPPYDGSHGHHGTTAAIEFAVLNLQVRRIVVCGHSHCGAIKAMYGEVSPEAPNLNRWLDLGREALLPMQPGPEVLRRTEQRAVVLQLERLMEYPMVRSRVQSGQISLHGWHYVIEDGEVHVFDVQTGGFVPASQSDHSGTGPYQPYVEHDGQVLVDE; encoded by the coding sequence ATGCCCGACGAGTTGCTGGACCGTTTGCGCCGCTTTCATGACGACGCCTTTCCCCAGTACCGCCAGCAGTTCCAGGCGCTGGTGGACGAGGGGCAGCATCCCACGACGCTGTTCATCGGGTGCTCAGACTCCCGCCTGGTGCCCTACCTGCTGACCGGCGCGGGGCCGGGCGAGCTGTTTCTGGTGCGCAATGTGGGGGCCTTCATCCCGCCCTACGACGGATCGCACGGCCACCATGGCACCACGGCGGCCATCGAATTTGCAGTGCTCAACCTGCAGGTGCGCCGCATCGTGGTGTGCGGCCACAGTCACTGTGGGGCTATCAAGGCGATGTATGGTGAGGTTTCGCCCGAGGCCCCCAACCTCAACCGCTGGCTGGACCTGGGGCGCGAAGCCCTGCTGCCCATGCAGCCGGGCCCCGAGGTGTTGCGCCGCACCGAGCAGCGCGCGGTGGTGCTGCAGCTGGAGCGCCTGATGGAGTACCCCATGGTGCGCAGCCGGGTGCAGTCGGGCCAGATCAGCCTGCACGGATGGCACTATGTGATCGAGGATGGCGAGGTGCATGTGTTTGATGTGCAGACTGGCGGGTTCGTGCCCGCCTCGCAGTCGGACCACAGCGGTACCGGCCCCTACCAGCCCTATGTGGAGCATGACGGGCAAGTGCTGGTGGACGAGTGA
- a CDS encoding adenosylcobalamin-dependent ribonucleoside-diphosphate reductase yields MKREPQPPLHPTASLQPISLDVLSEKYLKPGETTADELYQRVARALASVEKPELRAKYESLFLANLKAGAIGAGRIMSAAGTDIQATLINCFVQPVGDCIQGVDDEGFPGIYEALREAAETMRRGGGVGYDFSRIRPKGAQVKATASMASGPCSYMNVFDQSCSTVESAGARRGAQMGVLRIDHPDVHEFITAKRTPGRWNNFNVSVGVSDAFIQAVQNNAPWELVHKARPGAALLAQGARQRADGLWVYATVQARELWDTIMKSAYDFAEPGILFLGRINEDNNLHYCEDIAATNPCGEQPLPSYGCCDLGPIILTRFVRHPFGFGGVAAFDFDAFTQAVALQVRALDNVLDVTYWPLPQQRDEAMAKRRIGVGFTGMGNTLAMLCLRYDLPEGRTMAARIAECMRDAAYAASVELAREKGAFPKFDARGYLAEGTFASRLPESLKAAIHQHGIRNSHLLSIAPTGTVSLAFADNASNGIEPPFSWMYKRKKRESDGSTTEYAVEDHAWRLYRELGGDVNALPDYFVSALAMSAQDHIAMMEAVQPFVDTAISKTVNIPADYPYEDFKDLYLQAWRARLKGLATYRPNSILGSVLETHAEPAPAPAAAAAPVAAPVDPMRTVIESRPQGGLSAVAEKLEYWTQEGHKTLYLIVSFLPVPTGVGNRTVDRAIEFFMPVGQSGESQQWITSSMRLLSLAARGGFLERALSDMRKVAWDRGPVRLGTHRKDDGTLVPMWHDSEVAAMAYAIQNILARRVADPVQQQLPLDEPTPPPVAVPQAMAGKKCSECGAHAVIRKDGCDYCTQCGHLGSCG; encoded by the coding sequence ATGAAACGCGAACCCCAGCCCCCTCTCCACCCCACCGCTTCCCTGCAGCCCATCAGCCTGGATGTGCTGAGCGAGAAATACCTCAAACCCGGCGAAACCACGGCCGACGAGCTGTACCAGCGCGTGGCGCGGGCCCTGGCCTCGGTCGAAAAGCCGGAGCTGCGCGCAAAGTACGAGTCCTTATTCCTCGCCAACCTGAAGGCGGGCGCCATCGGCGCGGGCCGCATCATGAGCGCGGCGGGCACCGACATCCAGGCCACCCTCATCAACTGCTTTGTGCAGCCCGTGGGTGACTGCATCCAGGGTGTGGACGACGAAGGCTTTCCGGGCATCTACGAGGCGCTGCGCGAAGCCGCCGAAACTATGCGGCGCGGCGGCGGCGTGGGCTACGACTTCTCGCGCATCCGCCCCAAGGGTGCGCAGGTCAAGGCCACGGCCTCCATGGCCTCGGGGCCCTGCAGCTACATGAACGTGTTCGACCAGTCCTGCTCCACGGTGGAGAGCGCGGGCGCACGCCGGGGCGCGCAGATGGGCGTGCTGCGCATCGACCACCCCGATGTGCACGAGTTCATCACCGCCAAACGCACGCCGGGCCGCTGGAACAACTTCAACGTGTCGGTCGGCGTGTCGGACGCGTTCATCCAGGCCGTGCAGAACAACGCACCGTGGGAGCTGGTGCACAAGGCCCGCCCCGGCGCCGCACTGCTGGCCCAGGGCGCCCGCCAGCGCGCCGATGGCCTGTGGGTCTACGCCACCGTGCAGGCGCGCGAGTTGTGGGACACGATCATGAAGTCGGCCTACGACTTTGCCGAGCCGGGCATCCTGTTCCTGGGCCGCATCAACGAAGACAACAACCTGCATTACTGCGAAGACATTGCTGCGACCAACCCGTGCGGCGAACAGCCGCTGCCGTCGTACGGCTGCTGTGACCTGGGACCCATCATCCTTACCCGCTTTGTGCGCCACCCCTTCGGGTTTGGCGGCGTGGCCGCGTTTGATTTTGACGCCTTCACCCAGGCCGTGGCGCTGCAGGTGCGTGCACTCGACAACGTGCTGGATGTGACCTACTGGCCGCTGCCGCAGCAGCGCGACGAGGCCATGGCCAAACGCCGCATTGGCGTGGGCTTTACCGGCATGGGCAACACGCTGGCCATGCTGTGCCTGCGCTACGACCTGCCCGAGGGCCGCACCATGGCAGCGCGCATTGCCGAGTGCATGCGCGATGCGGCCTATGCTGCGTCGGTGGAGCTGGCGCGCGAGAAAGGCGCGTTTCCGAAGTTCGATGCGCGGGGCTATCTGGCGGAGGGCACGTTTGCGAGCCGGTTGCCCGAATCGCTCAAGGCCGCGATCCACCAGCATGGCATCCGCAACAGCCACCTGTTGTCCATCGCGCCCACGGGCACAGTGAGCCTGGCGTTTGCCGACAACGCCTCCAACGGCATCGAGCCGCCGTTCTCGTGGATGTACAAGCGCAAGAAGCGCGAGTCGGACGGCAGCACCACCGAATACGCGGTGGAAGACCACGCCTGGCGCCTGTACCGCGAGCTGGGCGGCGATGTGAACGCGCTGCCCGACTACTTTGTCTCGGCCCTGGCCATGTCCGCGCAGGACCACATCGCCATGATGGAAGCCGTGCAGCCCTTTGTGGACACGGCCATCTCCAAGACCGTGAACATCCCGGCGGACTACCCGTACGAGGACTTCAAGGACCTGTATCTGCAGGCCTGGCGCGCGCGGCTCAAAGGCCTGGCCACTTACCGGCCCAACAGCATCCTGGGCTCGGTGCTGGAAACGCATGCAGAGCCTGCACCCGCGCCCGCTGCGGCTGCAGCGCCCGTCGCCGCCCCCGTGGACCCGATGCGCACCGTGATCGAGAGCCGCCCGCAAGGCGGCCTCTCCGCCGTGGCCGAAAAGCTTGAATACTGGACGCAGGAAGGCCACAAGACGCTGTACCTCATCGTGTCCTTCCTGCCCGTGCCTACGGGGGTGGGCAACCGTACTGTGGACCGTGCCATTGAGTTCTTCATGCCTGTGGGCCAGAGCGGCGAGTCGCAGCAGTGGATCACCTCCAGCATGCGCCTGCTCTCGCTGGCCGCGCGGGGCGGTTTTCTGGAGCGAGCCTTGAGCGACATGCGCAAGGTCGCCTGGGACCGGGGCCCCGTGCGCCTGGGCACCCACCGCAAGGACGACGGCACGCTGGTGCCCATGTGGCACGACTCCGAGGTGGCGGCCATGGCCTACGCCATCCAGAACATCCTGGCGCGCCGCGT